A region of Diceros bicornis minor isolate mBicDic1 chromosome 9, mDicBic1.mat.cur, whole genome shotgun sequence DNA encodes the following proteins:
- the CYSLTR2 gene encoding cysteinyl leukotriene receptor 2, whose product MERKLISLVPSVSISEKELNGTFSSNNSNRNCTIENFKRNFYPTVYLIIFVWGALGNGFSIYVFLQLYKKRTSVNVFMLNLAISDLLFISTLPFRADYYLRGSNWIFGDLACRIMSYSLYVNMYSSIYFLTVLSVVRFLATVHPFRLLHVTSIRSAWILCGVIWVFIMASSITLLNNGSEQEGNVTSCLELNLNKIGKLQAMNHIALVVGFLLPFCTLSICYLLIIRALLKVEVPETGLRLSHKKALTTIIIALIIFLLCFLPYHILRTLHLVMWKVGTCRDWLHKAVVITLALAASNSCFNPFLYYFAGENFKDRLRSALRKGHPQKRECSFLVCV is encoded by the coding sequence ATGGAGAGAAAACTTATATCATTGGTTCCATCTGTCTCCATATCAGAAAAAGAACTCAATGGCACCTTCAGCAGTAACAACAGCAACAGGAACTGCACAATTGAAAACTTCAAGAGAAATTTTTACCCCACTGTGTACCTGATAATATTTGTCTGGGGAGCCTTGGGAAATGGCTTTTCCATATATGTTTTCTTGCAGCTTTATAAGAAACGCACGTCTGTGAATGTTTTCATGCTAAACTTGGCCATTTCAGATCTCTTGTTCATAAGCACGCTGCCTTTCAGGGCTGACTATTACCTCAGAGGCTCCAATTGGATATTTGGGGACCTGGCCTGCAGAATCATGTCTTATTCTTTGTACGTCAACATGTACAGCAGCATTTATTTCCTGACTGTGTTGAGTGTTGTGCGTTTCCTGGCAACTGTTCACCCCTTCCGGCTCCTCCATGTCACCAGCATCAGAAGTGCCTGGATTCTATGTGGCGTCATATGGGTCTTTATTATGGCTTCCTCAATAACGCTTCTGAACAATGGCTCTGAGCAAGAGGGTAATGTCACATCATGCTTAGAGCTgaatctcaataaaattggtaaacTGCAGGCCATGAACCACATTGCCTTGGTGGTGGGCTTCCTGCTGCCATTCTGCACACTCAGCATCTGTTACCTACTGATCATCCGGGCTCTATTAAAGGTGGAAGTCCCAGAAACAGGGCTGCGGCTTTCTCACAAGAAGGCACTGACCACCATCATCATTGCCTTAATCATCTTCCTCCTGTGCTTCCTGCCCTATCATATACTGAGAACCCTCCACTTGGTCATGTGGAAAGTGGGTACCTGCAGAGACTGGCTACATAAAGCTGTGGTCATCACACTGGCCTTAGCAGCAAGCAACAGCTGCTTCAATCCTTTCCTCTATTACTTTGCTGGGGAGAATTTTAAGGACAGACTAAGGTCTGCACTCAGAAAGGGTCATCCACAGAAGAGGGAGTGCAGCTTTCTTGTCTGTGTGTAG